In candidate division KSB1 bacterium, the following are encoded in one genomic region:
- a CDS encoding HU family DNA-binding protein, whose protein sequence is MKKTITKKDVAKRTAKLVGEKIYLAERIVDGVFTSLRQFMAEADPEVRIEIRDFGVFEVKTTKPKPKARNPKTGEIIYVPARRKTHFKAGKLLKDVLKTPLDQIK, encoded by the coding sequence ATGAAAAAAACCATTACTAAAAAGGATGTTGCTAAAAGAACCGCTAAATTAGTAGGCGAAAAGATTTATCTGGCTGAACGAATCGTAGATGGAGTTTTCACATCACTGCGGCAGTTTATGGCTGAGGCTGACCCGGAAGTTAGAATTGAAATTCGCGATTTCGGAGTTTTTGAAGTAAAAACAACGAAGCCGAAGCCAAAAGCCCGTAATCCCAAAACCGGTGAAATTATCTATGTTCCTGCTCGTCGAAAGACTCATTTTAAGGCAGGCAAACTTTTAAAAGATGTTTTAAAAACACCACTGGATCAGATTAAATAA
- the ruvX gene encoding Holliday junction resolvase RuvX, whose amino-acid sequence MGRILGIDYGKKRIGLAVSDPMRKIAQGLPTIENCSLPEVFTELENIINNQEVIKIVVGFPITMKAEVGKAAQVTDKFVTALKSRFELPTVVWDERLTSVLAKRTMKEYGKSPSKNKSKVDEIAAILILQSYLDSILHSSMD is encoded by the coding sequence ATGGGAAGAATTTTAGGCATTGATTACGGCAAAAAGAGAATTGGATTGGCAGTTAGTGATCCAATGAGGAAAATTGCACAAGGCCTTCCTACCATTGAAAATTGCAGCCTTCCCGAAGTATTCACCGAGTTGGAAAATATCATAAACAATCAGGAAGTAATTAAAATTGTGGTCGGTTTCCCCATAACGATGAAAGCTGAGGTGGGTAAAGCAGCCCAGGTCACTGATAAATTTGTTACGGCTTTAAAGAGTCGATTTGAGCTACCTACAGTGGTTTGGGATGAAAGGCTCACAAGTGTTTTGGCCAAACGTACGATGAAAGAGTATGGAAAATCACCAAGTAAAAACAAAAGCAAAGTCGATGAAATAGCAGCTATTCTTATTTTACAAAGCTATTTAGATAGTATTTTGCATAGTTCTATGGATTAA
- a CDS encoding 1-acyl-sn-glycerol-3-phosphate acyltransferase → MKKGRVVFMAREGTRKYDPGNPPRARTGFVRLAQEADCPVVPIAVAGTREVLPPGGKIPSIC, encoded by the coding sequence TTGAAAAAGGGACGTGTCGTTTTTATGGCGCGGGAAGGAACAAGAAAATATGATCCAGGAAATCCGCCTCGTGCTCGTACAGGTTTCGTGCGGTTAGCCCAGGAAGCAGATTGTCCGGTTGTTCCAATAGCTGTTGCAGGGACAAGAGAAGTCCTGCCGCCGGGAGGCAAAATTCCCTCGATTTGTTAA
- the dnaB gene encoding replicative DNA helicase — MNQKKESQKETVIERMPPQSIEAEMAVLGSMLIDNEAVSKAIEILDETAFYRSAHRKIFQAAVKLFEAQEKVDMLTVSNQLEKMGCLEEVGSAYFLTELVNQVPSAASVEHYAKIVLEKSLLRKLISVSTEIASEAYEAREDAVELIDTAEQKIFSLSERKLRKGFLSIDPILHDTFEIIDGYHKRKGSVTGIPTGFRELDKLTSGFQNSDLIIVAGRPSMGKTAFCLNIARNAAVKHRIPVGVFSLEMSNTQLAMRMLCSEARVDSHKVRTGTLPNNQWSDLSKVVGNLSDAPIYIDDSAALSVLEIRAKARRLKAEKDVGLLIIDYLQLVRGPKSSESRQIEISMISQSLKALAKELEVPVVALSQLSRAVESRGGDRKPILSDLRESGAIEQDADVVMFIYRPEVYGPVEFPGHAEIIIAKQRNGPTGKVELHFHKEYVLFADLDKTGRKEFAVVEEAY, encoded by the coding sequence ATGAATCAGAAGAAGGAATCCCAAAAAGAAACCGTTATCGAGCGAATGCCGCCGCAGTCGATTGAAGCGGAAATGGCGGTTCTGGGCTCCATGCTTATTGACAATGAAGCGGTCAGCAAGGCGATAGAAATTTTGGACGAAACTGCATTTTATCGTTCGGCTCACCGGAAAATCTTTCAGGCGGCTGTTAAGCTTTTTGAAGCGCAAGAGAAAGTTGACATGCTGACCGTTTCTAACCAACTGGAAAAGATGGGATGTTTGGAAGAAGTCGGCAGCGCTTATTTCTTAACGGAATTGGTCAATCAAGTACCTTCGGCAGCCAGCGTTGAGCATTATGCAAAAATAGTCTTAGAAAAATCTTTATTAAGAAAACTAATCAGCGTTTCGACCGAGATTGCTTCCGAAGCTTACGAAGCCAGGGAAGACGCGGTTGAGCTGATTGACACCGCAGAACAAAAAATCTTCTCTTTGTCTGAACGAAAACTCCGCAAAGGTTTTTTGTCCATCGATCCGATTTTACACGACACGTTTGAAATTATCGATGGCTATCATAAAAGAAAAGGAAGTGTTACCGGTATCCCAACCGGTTTCAGGGAGTTAGACAAGTTGACTTCCGGTTTTCAAAACTCCGACTTGATCATTGTGGCGGGTAGACCCTCGATGGGGAAAACGGCGTTTTGTTTAAATATCGCCCGCAATGCGGCTGTAAAGCACCGGATACCGGTGGGAGTGTTCAGCCTGGAAATGTCAAATACCCAGTTGGCAATGCGCATGTTATGTAGCGAAGCACGAGTGGATTCCCATAAGGTAAGAACAGGTACGTTGCCAAATAACCAATGGTCTGATTTAAGTAAAGTTGTGGGAAATTTATCCGATGCTCCAATTTATATCGATGATTCGGCCGCTTTGAGCGTTTTGGAAATCCGCGCGAAAGCAAGACGTTTAAAAGCTGAAAAAGACGTTGGGCTTTTAATTATCGATTACTTGCAGCTCGTTAGAGGTCCAAAATCCTCCGAGAGCCGTCAGATCGAGATTTCTATGATTTCCCAATCTTTGAAAGCGCTTGCCAAGGAATTGGAGGTTCCGGTGGTGGCACTTTCGCAATTATCTCGTGCCGTGGAATCGCGCGGGGGAGACCGAAAACCGATTTTATCCGATCTTCGCGAATCCGGCGCTATCGAGCAGGACGCAGATGTGGTGATGTTTATTTACCGACCGGAGGTCTATGGCCCGGTGGAATTCCCAGGTCATGCTGAGATAATCATTGCAAAGCAACGAAACGGCCCGACAGGGAAGGTTGAACTGCACTTTCATAAAGAGTATGTTCTATTTGCTGATTTAGACAAAACCGGCCGCAAAGAATTTGCTGTTGTCGAAGAGGCTTATTAA
- a CDS encoding uracil-DNA glycosylase — MLNRESTIKLTKEYFIQQSELYGKEFYADLEFPIAKKGAGLETLGEFNHDIQNCLKCQLSKSRTQVVFGAGNPQANLMCVGEAPGYEEDKQGEPFVGAAGQLLGKILAAIGFNRKEVYIANIVKCRPPGNRDPEPEEAAECLPYLKKQIAMIQPKLILALGRVAAQNLLATQQSLGSLRGTVQQFENIPVVVTYHPAALLRNPQWKQRTWEDVQNLRKIYDETVGDKPPIQPKNS; from the coding sequence ATGCTAAATCGCGAATCCACAATAAAGTTAACCAAAGAATATTTTATTCAACAGAGCGAATTATACGGTAAAGAATTTTATGCAGATTTAGAATTCCCTATTGCGAAAAAAGGCGCTGGGCTTGAAACGCTCGGTGAATTTAATCATGATATTCAGAATTGCCTGAAGTGTCAACTGTCGAAATCAAGAACCCAGGTAGTATTTGGGGCGGGCAATCCGCAAGCAAACCTGATGTGCGTTGGGGAGGCTCCTGGTTACGAAGAGGATAAACAGGGCGAGCCTTTCGTTGGCGCAGCCGGTCAGCTTCTCGGTAAAATTTTGGCAGCAATCGGATTTAACCGCAAAGAAGTTTACATTGCCAATATCGTTAAATGCCGCCCCCCCGGCAATCGCGATCCTGAACCTGAAGAAGCAGCTGAATGTTTGCCCTACCTAAAGAAACAAATTGCCATGATTCAGCCAAAGCTTATTTTAGCTTTAGGACGTGTAGCCGCTCAGAATCTGCTGGCTACTCAGCAATCCCTCGGCAGTTTGCGTGGTACTGTCCAACAATTTGAAAATATCCCGGTGGTTGTTACCTATCACCCGGCGGCGCTTTTGAGAAATCCACAATGGAAGCAGCGGACTTGGGAGGATGTCCAAAATCTTCGGAAAATTTATGATGAAACCGTTGGCGATAAACCGCCCATTCAGCCTAAGAATTCATAG
- the bamD gene encoding outer membrane protein assembly factor BamD yields the protein MIVNLTKHWKWLLILIIVQFGCKSYNVKPNLTAEKRIELARVMFKNKDYVEAKTQYKILTLNNPGLQFIDEAQFFLGECHFNIKEYILAADEYSRLTRLYPRSPWVDDAYLKIALCNYKLSPKPALDQKYTKLAVLHFSAFIEDYPNSELVPEAERLLKICRTKLAEKEFMAGVLYRKLDINYAALVYFDSVLENYYDTKFARDALFLKGESLYELDRKIEADEAFKELISKYPKSKHVIRAKRRIKEIRSEVAKVRKANGISPSGKQQKKQP from the coding sequence ATGATAGTTAATTTAACAAAGCATTGGAAATGGTTACTGATCTTAATAATAGTTCAGTTCGGATGTAAATCCTACAACGTGAAACCCAATCTCACAGCAGAAAAGCGAATTGAGTTAGCAAGGGTGATGTTTAAGAATAAAGATTATGTTGAGGCTAAAACTCAATATAAAATTTTGACCTTGAATAATCCCGGGCTACAATTTATTGATGAAGCGCAGTTTTTTTTAGGTGAATGTCACTTTAATATAAAAGAATACATACTCGCTGCGGACGAATATAGTCGTTTGACTCGTTTGTACCCGAGGAGTCCCTGGGTTGACGACGCCTATCTTAAGATTGCACTCTGTAACTATAAACTCTCACCGAAGCCCGCTTTAGATCAAAAATATACCAAATTAGCCGTTTTGCATTTTTCAGCATTTATTGAGGATTACCCCAATAGCGAGTTAGTACCCGAAGCTGAACGCCTGCTGAAAATATGCAGAACTAAATTAGCTGAAAAGGAATTTATGGCCGGTGTGCTCTATCGAAAATTAGATATTAATTACGCAGCGCTTGTATATTTTGATAGCGTTTTGGAAAACTATTATGATACAAAATTTGCCAGAGATGCTTTATTTTTAAAAGGTGAAAGCTTGTATGAGTTAGATCGAAAAATTGAGGCAGATGAAGCCTTTAAAGAACTTATTTCTAAATATCCAAAAAGCAAACATGTGATTCGAGCGAAAAGGCGTATTAAAGAAATCAGATCAGAAGTAGCAAAAGTACGTAAGGCAAACGGCATTTCTCCTTCCGGCAAGCAACAAAAAAAACAACCATGA
- a CDS encoding bifunctional (p)ppGpp synthetase/guanosine-3',5'-bis(diphosphate) 3'-pyrophosphohydrolase: protein MENGYKKPFQDLLRRHRRYTTYNDTVLITRAFDFSFDAHKDQLRKSGAPYFEHCFEVAKILTDLKMDSVTIASGFLHDVAEDTGYTIEDVSEAFGADVGLLVDGVTKISELKFDSVEERQAENFRKMIISMVKDIRVILIKFADRLHNMRTLEFLPKKKQERIAIETRDVYAPLAHRLGIAKIKWELEDLILKALHPESYWELVKKISDKREERERYIRKVTNPIRKEVRQVKIKATITGRPKHFYSIYGKMHKRKLPFEQIYDLLAIRIIVEKVEDCYFVLGIVHNLYAPVQERFKDYIATPKSNFYQSLHTTVIGPDGRMVEIQIRTDEMHRTAEEGIASHWRYKEGEQKENELDKYLSWLRQMIESQQEASDASEFMENLRIELFRDEVFVFTPKGDLLRLPLGSTTVDFAFAVHTDVGYHCIGAKVNGKMVPIRHELKSGDSVEIITSPNQKPTPDWINFVKTSKARSRIKRWLKESFYEQSLKLGEEILTKSLKKYGIKKEFDLNEIAQSFNFQKAEQLFAAIGCGDTSIQTVMNRIAPEERVEIKDTSVLQRFIKRARGSAKGIRVQGLDELMIKFGGCCHPVPGDNILGFITKGRGIVVHRSDCRNIINLLANPDRKIDVEWDVDKDKHFMVRLQLVGGDRKHFLRDVSDSISQTDTNIVSIDMKVEDTVVNSNIILEVRNLQHLTRIVKKISQVKGVMNVERLNGTGEKISDTSAFVNQDSK, encoded by the coding sequence ATGGAAAACGGGTACAAAAAACCTTTTCAGGACTTGCTGAGAAGACACCGGCGGTATACGACTTACAACGATACCGTTTTGATCACTCGTGCATTCGATTTCAGCTTCGATGCTCATAAAGATCAGCTGCGTAAATCCGGTGCGCCTTATTTTGAGCATTGTTTTGAGGTCGCCAAAATTTTGACCGACCTGAAAATGGACTCAGTGACGATTGCCAGCGGCTTTCTTCATGACGTTGCCGAAGATACGGGTTATACCATTGAGGATGTTTCCGAAGCCTTTGGCGCCGATGTCGGGCTTTTGGTGGATGGTGTGACTAAAATAAGTGAACTAAAATTCGACAGCGTCGAAGAACGGCAGGCTGAGAATTTTCGCAAGATGATCATTTCCATGGTTAAAGATATTCGGGTCATTTTGATCAAGTTTGCCGACCGCCTGCACAATATGAGAACACTCGAGTTTTTGCCTAAAAAAAAGCAAGAGCGCATTGCTATTGAAACGCGCGATGTTTATGCACCTTTGGCACACCGCCTGGGAATCGCTAAAATCAAATGGGAACTGGAAGACCTGATATTAAAGGCCTTGCATCCTGAATCTTATTGGGAATTGGTCAAAAAAATTTCTGATAAAAGGGAAGAAAGAGAACGTTACATTCGGAAAGTAACGAATCCTATTCGAAAAGAGGTTCGCCAGGTAAAAATAAAAGCCACGATTACCGGCCGGCCAAAGCATTTTTATAGTATTTACGGTAAAATGCACAAACGTAAACTACCTTTTGAACAGATCTACGACCTGCTGGCGATTCGAATTATTGTAGAAAAAGTCGAGGACTGTTATTTTGTTCTCGGGATTGTTCATAACCTCTACGCCCCGGTTCAAGAACGGTTTAAAGACTACATCGCAACGCCTAAATCGAATTTTTATCAATCCCTGCATACAACAGTAATAGGCCCTGACGGCAGAATGGTTGAGATTCAGATTCGCACAGATGAAATGCATCGAACGGCTGAAGAGGGTATTGCTTCACATTGGCGTTATAAAGAAGGAGAGCAGAAAGAAAACGAGCTCGACAAGTATTTGTCCTGGCTGAGGCAGATGATAGAGTCACAACAAGAGGCAAGCGATGCTTCAGAGTTTATGGAGAACCTGCGCATCGAGCTTTTCAGAGATGAGGTCTTCGTCTTTACTCCGAAAGGAGATTTGCTGAGACTGCCGCTTGGTTCTACCACCGTTGATTTTGCCTTCGCTGTTCACACCGACGTTGGCTACCATTGTATCGGGGCAAAAGTGAATGGGAAAATGGTGCCGATCAGGCATGAGTTAAAAAGCGGTGATTCCGTCGAAATTATTACTTCGCCAAATCAAAAACCGACCCCGGATTGGATTAACTTTGTTAAGACCTCTAAGGCAAGAAGCAGAATCAAACGCTGGTTAAAGGAATCGTTCTATGAGCAAAGTTTGAAGTTGGGCGAGGAGATTCTAACCAAGAGTCTTAAAAAATATGGTATCAAAAAAGAGTTTGATTTGAATGAGATAGCCCAGAGTTTTAATTTTCAAAAAGCCGAACAGCTTTTTGCTGCAATCGGATGCGGCGATACATCGATTCAGACCGTCATGAATCGGATTGCTCCGGAGGAAAGAGTTGAGATCAAAGACACGTCGGTCCTGCAGAGATTCATAAAGAGAGCCCGGGGTTCAGCTAAGGGTATCAGGGTTCAGGGCTTGGATGAGTTAATGATCAAGTTTGGCGGTTGCTGTCATCCTGTTCCCGGGGATAATATTTTAGGCTTCATTACCAAGGGCCGGGGTATTGTGGTCCACCGCAGCGATTGCAGGAATATTATTAATTTGCTTGCGAATCCCGACCGAAAAATCGATGTTGAATGGGATGTTGACAAGGACAAGCATTTTATGGTGCGGCTGCAATTGGTAGGGGGAGATAGGAAGCATTTCTTGCGCGATGTGTCTGATTCCATTTCTCAAACAGACACCAACATAGTCAGTATAGATATGAAAGTTGAGGATACCGTTGTCAATAGTAATATTATTCTTGAAGTTCGGAATTTACAACATTTAACCAGGATTGTTAAAAAAATCAGTCAAGTGAAAGGAGTGATGAACGTAGAAAGATTAAATGGTACGGGTGAAAAGATATCTGACACGAGCGCTTTTGTGAACCAGGATTCCAAATGA
- the coaBC gene encoding bifunctional phosphopantothenoylcysteine decarboxylase/phosphopantothenate--cysteine ligase CoaBC produces the protein MKLAAKKIAVGVTGGIAAYKSCELVRELRKSGAEVRVAMTDSARKFVTDLTLATLSENPVLNSLFEGNEKLGTVHIDLARWCDVFVICPATANIIAKAAAGLADDVISTSILATQSKVIFCPAMNSAMWKKLIVQQNIAKLKELGYDFVDPEWGELATKAEGEGWGRLAAIESIVQKLQFALLATEELTGKKVLVTAGPTREHIDPVRFITNHSSGKMGFALAEAAKLKGADVVLISGPNNLNKPQGLKYIEVETVEEMQKAVETDYGDVDILLMSAAVSDYQAKKISSEKIKKNSSEIALQLKKSPDILASLGKKKSNCVHIGFALETEDVIANATKKLNNKNLDLVVLNNPLEPGAAFGGDTNIVSLISKDKQVETLPKLPKTRVAEIILDRAVEILQSGNRQAVAV, from the coding sequence ATGAAGTTAGCTGCTAAAAAAATTGCGGTTGGCGTTACCGGGGGCATCGCTGCTTATAAGTCATGTGAACTGGTACGGGAACTCAGAAAGTCAGGCGCTGAGGTGCGGGTTGCCATGACCGATTCAGCTAGAAAGTTTGTGACAGATCTGACCTTGGCGACCCTTTCAGAAAACCCGGTTTTGAACTCTCTTTTTGAAGGAAACGAAAAATTGGGGACCGTTCATATTGATTTGGCACGCTGGTGTGATGTCTTTGTGATTTGCCCGGCGACGGCAAATATAATCGCCAAAGCCGCAGCCGGCCTTGCTGATGATGTTATCTCAACTTCTATTTTAGCCACACAGTCGAAAGTGATTTTCTGTCCTGCCATGAATTCAGCGATGTGGAAGAAGCTAATCGTGCAGCAGAATATTGCCAAATTAAAAGAGCTTGGTTATGATTTCGTCGATCCGGAGTGGGGCGAACTTGCCACCAAAGCTGAAGGCGAGGGTTGGGGACGTTTGGCCGCTATTGAAAGTATTGTACAAAAGTTACAATTTGCGCTTCTCGCAACTGAAGAATTAACTGGCAAAAAAGTGCTGGTGACCGCCGGACCAACTCGGGAGCATATTGATCCGGTTCGATTTATCACCAATCATTCGTCCGGGAAAATGGGATTTGCTTTGGCCGAGGCGGCCAAATTAAAAGGCGCTGATGTCGTCTTGATTTCTGGTCCGAATAATCTTAATAAGCCGCAGGGACTAAAATATATCGAAGTCGAAACAGTTGAAGAAATGCAAAAAGCCGTTGAAACTGACTATGGGGATGTGGATATCCTCTTAATGTCGGCTGCAGTTTCCGACTACCAGGCAAAAAAAATCTCTTCTGAGAAAATAAAAAAGAATTCTTCTGAAATCGCTTTGCAGCTAAAAAAATCCCCGGATATTCTGGCGAGTTTAGGGAAGAAAAAATCCAATTGCGTTCACATAGGCTTTGCCCTCGAAACAGAAGATGTCATTGCAAACGCAACTAAGAAATTGAATAATAAAAATCTGGATTTGGTCGTTTTGAACAATCCGCTCGAACCCGGGGCAGCTTTCGGTGGCGACACGAATATTGTCTCACTTATCAGCAAAGATAAGCAAGTTGAGACCTTGCCAAAACTGCCGAAAACCAGAGTTGCAGAGATTATTTTAGATAGAGCCGTCGAAATTTTGCAAAGCGGGAATCGTCAAGCAGTTGCAGTTTAA
- a CDS encoding 1-acyl-sn-glycerol-3-phosphate acyltransferase yields the protein MVYWTSFHIFKFIIKIFFRGKCYNRENIPKNGPFIGIINHSSLFEIPAALTLAFKHRAATMVKHSLFSVPVLGWWLNAVDMLEMKAMMNLLSGH from the coding sequence ATGGTATATTGGACTTCATTTCATATTTTTAAATTTATTATAAAAATATTTTTTCGCGGGAAGTGCTACAACAGAGAAAATATACCGAAAAATGGTCCATTCATCGGTATTATTAATCACAGCAGTTTATTTGAGATACCGGCTGCTTTAACGTTAGCTTTTAAACACCGGGCAGCAACAATGGTGAAGCATTCGTTGTTTTCTGTTCCTGTATTGGGTTGGTGGTTAAATGCAGTTGACATGTTAGAAATGAAAGCGATGATGAATCTTTTAAGTGGGCATTAA
- the nadD gene encoding nicotinate (nicotinamide) nucleotide adenylyltransferase: MKIGLYGGTFDPIHTVHLLIAQYIGEELNLQKIIFIPSASPPHKKVYAKPEHRLRMVQLAISDNPVFECSDFEIKTEGTSFSVDTIGELKKQLEMDKQNLFWIIGSDNFVDFPNWKDPGKIFDLCNLVVFPRNADDFERAPKEYREQTLYLKNTPLLDISSTRIRSLVEEKRSIEYWVPPAVEAFIHSEKLYV, from the coding sequence TTGAAGATCGGCTTGTATGGTGGCACGTTTGATCCAATTCACACCGTCCATTTATTAATTGCTCAATATATCGGCGAAGAGTTAAACCTTCAAAAAATAATTTTCATTCCTTCCGCAAGCCCTCCACATAAAAAAGTCTATGCAAAGCCTGAGCATCGTCTTCGAATGGTTCAACTTGCTATCTCAGACAATCCTGTATTTGAATGCTCTGATTTTGAAATTAAGACGGAAGGAACATCTTTTAGTGTTGACACTATCGGAGAGCTTAAAAAGCAGCTTGAAATGGATAAACAAAATCTTTTTTGGATAATTGGTTCTGATAATTTTGTAGATTTTCCGAATTGGAAAGATCCGGGTAAAATTTTTGACTTATGTAACCTTGTGGTTTTTCCAAGAAACGCTGATGATTTTGAGAGGGCTCCAAAAGAATATCGGGAACAAACGCTCTACTTAAAAAACACGCCATTATTAGATATTTCCTCTACCCGAATTCGTTCCTTAGTCGAGGAAAAACGCTCAATTGAATATTGGGTTCCGCCTGCTGTCGAAGCGTTTATTCACTCTGAAAAACTTTATGTTTAA